Proteins encoded together in one Macadamia integrifolia cultivar HAES 741 chromosome 8, SCU_Mint_v3, whole genome shotgun sequence window:
- the LOC122086202 gene encoding NAC domain-containing protein 7-like, whose protein sequence is MNTFSHVPPGFRFHPTDEELVDYYLRKKVASRRIDLDVIKDIDLYKIEPWDLQEKCRIGTEEQNDWYFFSHKDKKYPTGTRTNRATTAGFWKATGRDKAIYSKHNLVGMRKTLVFYQGRAPNGQKSDWIMHEYRLETNENGAPQEEGWVVCRVFKKRVTAMQKMREHESPCWYDEPVSFIPEPDSPKRIAQPDMAYQLHPYSCKQELELQYQMSHGPFHQLPQLESPKFPHSAASGSCSSVAAYGLDVNHGSTLQSSSLTQEEQMQQSHQHDMNSLYNNINEQAVDQVTDWRVLDKFVASQLSQEDVSKERNYSNEVNHVFNVSDHMNILLRQSNKQEVVPDYPSTSTSSCQIDLWK, encoded by the exons ATGAATACTTTTTCACATGTTCCCCCAGGTTTCCGGTTCCATCCAACAGATGAAGAGCTAGTGGATTACTACCTTAGAAAAAAAGTTGCTTCAAGAAGGATTGACTTAGATGTCATTAAAGATATTGATCTCTATAAGATAGAGCCATGGGATCTTCAAG AAAAATGTAGGATAGGAACTGAAGAGCAGAATGACTGGTACTTCTTTAGCCATAAAGATAAGAAGTATCCAACTGGAACTCGCACTAATAGAGCCACAACAGCTGGATTTTGGAAAGCAACAGGAAGAGATAAGGCTATTTACTCTAAGCATAATTTGGTCGGGATGCGAAAGACCTTAGTCTTCTATCAAGGTCGAGCACCCAATGGAcaaaaatcagattggattaTGCATGAGTATCGACTGGAAACAAATGAAAATGGAGCACCTCAG GAAGAGGGCTGGGTTGTTTGTAGGGTGTTCAAGAAGAGAGTTACAGCTATgcagaaaatgagagaacatgAGTCTCCATGTTGGTATGATGAACCAGTGTCATTCATTCCAGAACCTGATTCACCAAAGAGGATTGCTCAGCCCGATATGGCATACCAGCTCCACCCATACTCCTGCAAGCAAGAACTAGAGTTGCAGTATCAAATGTCACATGGCCCCTTCCACCAGCTCCCTCAATTAGAGAGTCCAAAATTTCCACATTCAGCAGCTAGTGGTAGTTGCAGTTCTGTGGCTGCATATGGCCTTGATGTTAACCATGGAAGCACTTTGCAATCTTCATCACTCACACAGGAAGAACAGATGCAGCAAAGCCATCAACATGATATGAACTCACTTTATAATAACATCAATGAGCAAGCAGTGGATCAAGTGACTGACTGGCGGGTTCTGGATAAGTTTGTTGCCTCTCAGCTTAGCCAAGAAGATGTTTCCAAAGAACGCAACTACTCCAATGAAGTCAATCATGTCTTTAATGTGTCCGATCACATGAACATCCTTCTTCGGCAATCTAATAAGCAAGAAGTGGTACCAGATTACCCTTCGACATCAACCTCCAGCTGCCAAATTGATCTGTGGAAGTGA
- the LOC122086123 gene encoding auxin-responsive protein SAUR36-like, whose product MRKTQGFKLGRKLLTVFKWALKRKRKRGGYRALQHPPSQSSKSKTISKLCDWGRNLKRGAKGLCSGKSGWRYARLGREQSDAKPATAVPKGHLAVYVGEKDGYPHRVLVPVFYFNHPLFAELLREAEEEFGFQHPGGITIPCRISDFESVQTRIAAGESFRKQALKYRI is encoded by the coding sequence ATGAGGAAAACACAGGGTTTCAAGCTGGGACGCAAGCTCCTGACGGTCTTCAAATGGGCCCTGAAACGAAAACGGAAGCGAGGTGGCTACAGGGCTTTACAACATCCACCATCTCAAAGCAGCAAGAGCAAGACGATATCGAAACTCTGCGACTGGGGCCGTAATCTAAAGCGAGGAGCCAAGGGACTCTGTTCTGGGAAGTCCGGGTGGCGGTACGCGCGACTAGGGCGGGAGCAATCGGACGCGAAGCCAGCTACTGCGGTGCCGAAAGGACACTTGGCGGTGTATGTAGGGGAGAAGGATGGGTATCCACATCGGGTCTTGGTGCCAGTGTTCTACTTCAACCATCCTCTGTTCGCGGAGTTGTTgagagaagcagaggaagagTTTGGGTTTCAACATCCAGGTGGGATTACCATCCCTTGCCGGATTTCAGATTTTGAGAGCGTGCAAACGAGGATCGCCGCCGGCGAGAGCTTCCGGAAACAGGCATTGAAATATCGCATTTAA